A single Watersipora subatra chromosome 7, tzWatSuba1.1, whole genome shotgun sequence DNA region contains:
- the LOC137399209 gene encoding C-type lectin domain family 17, member A-like, whose amino-acid sequence MKTYMISLFVVAATVCSLQVNAYCSGIACPAGYAYNPFACSCLRIIRERKTWDEAKAYCEAAGEYLAVLDSVESINWYKNLRMTNPDWRNSWAWIGGKKTGGKWQWFGRDQKDILLGDWEQTQPGSTVDDYCIHTFDGGRASNGLIAENFKWDDVTCTSTPQAFVCEKF is encoded by the exons ATGAAGACATACATGATTTCTCTTTTTGTAGTAGCTGCTACAGTCTGCAGCCTTCAAGTCAATGCTTATTGCT CAGGAATAGCGTGTCCAGCAGGATACGCATACAACCCATTTGCCTGCAGCTGTCTGCGCATTATTAGAGAACGTAAGACCTGGGATGAAGCTAAGGCTTACTGCGAAGCTGCCGGAGAGTATCTAGCTGTCCTCGACTCCGTGGAATCTATCAACTGGTACAAAAACTTAAGAATGACGAATCCAG ATTGGAGGAACAGCTGGGCTTGGATTGGAGGTAAGAAAACTGGAGGAAAATGGCAGTGGTTTGGCAGAGACCAGAAAGACATTCTTCTAGGTGATTGGGAACAAACACAACCTGGTTCGACTGTGGATGACTACTGCATTCACACATTTGATGGTGGCAGAGCTTCTAATGGTCTTATCGCGGAAAACTTCAAGTGGGATGATGTAACCTGCACTTCAACTCCGCAGGCTTTCGTTTGTGAAAAGTTTTAG